One genomic segment of Anguilla anguilla isolate fAngAng1 chromosome 2, fAngAng1.pri, whole genome shotgun sequence includes these proteins:
- the LOC118221724 gene encoding galactose-binding lectin l-1-like gives MQLRNLTFRSGMELCVKGVIQSSVIRFAINVGHSSDLIALHFNPRFNYAGDVRTIVLNTKKDETWQEEQRSKEFPFEAGQDFEVTIVFNSDTFDIYLSNGSMVQFPNRLGSMAYKYISFGGEARVRDISVRPSDKPTKK, from the exons ATGCAGTTGAGAAACCTGACCTTTAGGTCAGGAATGGAACTGTGTGTCAAAGGTGTTATCCAATCCTCTGTGATTCG TTTCGCGATCAACGTGGGCCACTCCAGTGACCTCATCGCACTGCACTTCAACCCACGCTTCAACTATGCTGGGGACGTCCGCACCATCGTCCTGAACACCAAAAAAGATGAAACCTGGCAAGAAGAGCAGAGAAGCAAAGAATTCCCCTTTGAGGCAGGGCAGGACTTTGAG GTGACCATTGTCTTCAACTCTGACACTTTTGACATTTATCTGTCAAATGGCAGCATGGTGCAGTTCCCCAACCGTCTGGGTAGCATggcatacaaatacatttcGTTTGGGGGAGAAGCCAGGGTCCGAGACATAAGTGTGAGACCATCTGACAAACCAACCAAGAAATAG
- the LOC118221687 gene encoding galactose-binding lectin l-1-like: MGLPMQLRNLTFRSGMELCVKGVIQSSVIRFAINVGHSSDLIALHFNPRFNYAGDVRTIVLNTKKDETWQEEQRSKEFPFEAGQDFEVTIVFNSDTFDIYLSNGSMVQFPNRLGSMAYKYISFGGEARVRDISVRPSDKPTKK; encoded by the exons ATGGGT cTACCAATGCAGTTGAGAAACCTGACCTTTAGGTCAGGAATGGAACTGTGTGTCAAAGGTGTTATCCAATCCTCTGTGATTCG TTTCGCGATCAACGTGGGCCACTCCAGTGACCTCATCGCACTGCACTTCAACCCACGCTTCAACTATGCTGGGGACGTCCGCACCATCGTCCTGAACACCAAAAAAGATGAAACCTGGCAAGAAGAGCAGAGAAGCAAAGAATTCCCCTTTGAGGCAGGGCAGGACTTTGAG GTGACCATTGTCTTCAACTCTGACACTTTTGACATTTATCTGTCAAATGGCAGCATGGTGCAGTTCCCCAACCGTCTGGGTAGCATggcatacaaatacatttcGTTTGGGGGAGAAGCCAGGGTCCGAGACATAAGTGTGAGACCATCTGACAAACCAACCAAGAAATAG
- the LOC118221720 gene encoding galactose-binding lectin l-1-like: MGLPMQLRNLTFRSGMELCVKGVIQSSVIRFAINVGHSSDLIALHFNPRFNYAGDVRTIVLNTKKDETWQEEQRSKEFPFEAGKDFEVTIVFNSDTFDIYLSNGSMVQFPNRLGSMAYKYISFGGEARVRDISVRPSDKPTKR; encoded by the exons ATGGGT cTACCAATGCAGTTGAGAAACCTGACCTTTAGGTCAGGAATGGAACTGTGTGTCAAAGGTGTTATCCAATCCTCTGTGATTCG TTTCGCGATCAACGTGGGCCACTCCAGTGACCTCATCGCACTGCACTTCAACCCACGCTTCAACTATGCTGGGGACGTCCGCACCATCGTCCTGAACACCAAAAAAGATGAAACCTGGCAAGAAGAGCAGAGAAGCAAAGAATTCCCCTTTGAGGCAGGGAAGGACTTTGAG GTGACCATTGTCTTCAACTCTGACACTTTTGACATTTATCTGTCAAATGGCAGCATGGTGCAGTTCCCCAACCGTCTGGGTAGCATggcatacaaatacatttcGTTTGGGGGAGAAGCCAGGGTCCGAGACATAAGTGTGAGACCATCTGACAAACCAACCAAGAGATAG